The nucleotide window GAGGACTGAACGACGAAGCTGAACAACAGCTGCAATAAGAAATATACCCCAACTGTATCATGTCTATgcaatgtatatatatacttgagACACAATTTAATTGGTCTCTGAGCGCAGCCGTTCCGCCACGATCATCCAGATGGGACGTCCCGGGCAGAGCATTTATTGCTCCTTGGCCAGGATCATCTTCTCGCGCTCGCTCTGTCTCTTGGGCAggttctccttcttggtgtGCTTGCGCACGTTCTCCTCGCGTCTCTTGATCGCCATCAGCTCCTCCCGCTTGATCTCGCGCGCCTTCTTGATCGGCTTGGGCACGTGACGCTGGCGGCGGATTCTGCGGATTTCCGGCATGTGCGAGTATCTCTGGATCAAGGCCTGGTCGTACTCGAGCTTGGCCCGTTGACGAGCGCTCTTGACTCCGCTGCGGTCGGATGCGTTTGCGCGCCAAAGGCGGATATTGCCGTCGTCGGAGCCGGACAAGACGTACTTGTTGTCGGGGGTGAACTTGGCGGAGAAAACACTGTAGAACATAGTCAGCACTATGAttcttggagaagggaagcGAAAGTAGATACATACCGTTGCATACGCTGGGTGTGGTAGATGTCGCGAGAGTGACCCGTGGATCTGTTCCACAAGCGGATCGTCCGATCGTAAGAGGCAGTGACAAGTTCTTGACCGGTGGGACTGAAGtccacatccatcacagCAGCGACGTGGTCCTTGAGCACGTTCAAAGCGCGATCCATCTTGCGCATGTCGAACATGTAGACATTGTGGTCTTCGTTGGCAACGGCAAAGTTGAACGCTTCCATCGGGTTCCACGAGATCGCGTTCGACGCCAGGCGGAGAACCATCTTGTGAAGAGGGGACGATGTCCGGAGGTCGTACATGACAATCGAGCGATCAATGCCGGTTGAACCAAGGATAGAGGTCTCGGTCTGGTTGAAAGcgatggaggtgatggtATCCACGTTGGTGGGCCAGTGAAGGGTCTGGGACGGAGTGGAGGAAGGACGGGAGAGATCGTAGATAGAGATCTGAGAGGAGGATGCGGCGAAGTAGGGCAGGTCCCGATGGTGCGTGAGGCAGGTGAAAGCGCCCTGGCCCAGGTAGGTTGCTAGCGGTGGTGCTTCGGGTGCCGAGTTGTACGGGTCGAAAAGCTTGACGGTCTTGTCGCTCGCGCAAGAAAGCAACTTCCGATCGGGGGTCCAACACACCCCCTTGACAATGTTGTCGTGTGCCTGGGTGTTCCAGATCTCTCCCTGGGTGGTCAAATCCCACACCTTGACTACACCATCACCGCTGCCACTGGCGAACCGTTCCAGAGAGCCTGGGTCCTTGGCCATAGTATACACACCGTCCACATGGCCTTGG belongs to Aspergillus luchuensis IFO 4308 DNA, chromosome 3, nearly complete sequence and includes:
- the SOF1 gene encoding rRNA-processing protein SOF1 (COG:A;~EggNog:ENOG410PGD7;~InterPro:IPR036322,IPR007287,IPR015943,IPR001680, IPR020472,IPR017986;~PFAM:PF04158,PF00400;~go_function: GO:0005515 - protein binding [Evidence IEA]), translated to MKIKALSRPTSSQQAPGTAVVRQPRNLDPAQHPFERAREYTRALNATKLERLFAAPFLGQLGQGHVDGVYTMAKDPGSLERFASGSGDGVVKVWDLTTQGEIWNTQAHDNIVKGVCWTPDRKLLSCASDKTVKLFDPYNSAPEAPPLATYLGQGAFTCLTHHRDLPYFAASSSQISIYDLSRPSSTPSQTLHWPTNVDTITSIAFNQTETSILGSTGIDRSIVMYDLRTSSPLHKMVLRLASNAISWNPMEAFNFAVANEDHNVYMFDMRKMDRALNVLKDHVAAVMDVDFSPTGQELVTASYDRTIRLWNRSTGHSRDIYHTQRMQRVFSAKFTPDNKYVLSGSDDGNIRLWRANASDRSGVKSARQRAKLEYDQALIQRYSHMPEIRRIRRQRHVPKPIKKAREIKREELMAIKRREENVRKHTKKENLPKRQSEREKMILAKEQ